A genomic stretch from Candidatus Hydrogenisulfobacillus filiaventi includes:
- a CDS encoding putative Rieske domain-containing protein (Evidence 3 : Putative function from multiple computational evidences) — MASRLEQFEAAARDMETVVAEVGESGNPELRRRVGAVVNALLTMYRFGWEEALELARRRDPELVELWSRNPILSPLLVVHDLHPRSLSQRVEEALERVRPYLASHGGGVRLLGVEGGRVRLALEGHCAGCPSSRVTVEEALRRELAVAAPDLEELVVEGEAGPPRVLQGLPAAAAGWVEVEGLEDPGPSGVRVLDLDGHAVLLLRCGGDWYAFHRYCPRCDRPAAFQRRQDLLVCQGCGTAYDPRKAGREADGGGGHLEPVPLLVQGNRAKLALVGG; from the coding sequence ATGGCAAGCCGGCTGGAACAGTTCGAGGCCGCCGCCCGCGATATGGAGACGGTGGTAGCGGAGGTGGGGGAGAGCGGGAATCCGGAACTGCGGCGCCGGGTGGGGGCCGTGGTCAATGCCCTCCTGACCATGTACCGCTTCGGCTGGGAGGAGGCCCTGGAGCTGGCCCGCAGGCGGGACCCGGAACTGGTGGAGCTCTGGTCCCGCAATCCGATCCTGAGCCCGCTGCTGGTGGTCCACGACCTTCACCCCCGTTCACTTTCCCAACGAGTGGAGGAGGCGCTGGAGCGGGTGCGGCCCTATCTGGCCAGCCACGGGGGCGGGGTACGGCTCTTAGGGGTGGAGGGGGGCCGGGTCCGTCTGGCGTTGGAGGGGCATTGCGCCGGTTGCCCGTCTTCGCGGGTGACGGTGGAGGAGGCCCTCCGCCGGGAGCTGGCCGTGGCAGCGCCTGACCTGGAGGAGCTGGTAGTGGAAGGGGAGGCGGGCCCGCCGCGGGTCCTGCAGGGACTGCCTGCGGCCGCCGCCGGCTGGGTGGAGGTGGAAGGGCTGGAGGACCCGGGCCCCAGCGGGGTCCGGGTCCTGGACCTGGACGGGCATGCCGTGCTGCTGTTGCGCTGCGGTGGGGACTGGTACGCCTTCCACCGCTATTGCCCCCGGTGTGACCGGCCCGCCGCCTTCCAACGCCGGCAGGACCTCCTGGTCTGCCAGGGGTGTGGGACCGCTTACGACCCCCGGAAGGCGGGCAGGGAGGCGGACGGGGGCGGGGGGCACCTGGAGCCGGTGCCGCTCCTGGTACAGGGCAACCGGGCCAAGCTGGCTCTGGTCGGAGGGTGA
- the HypB gene encoding Hydrogen maturation factor (Evidence 2a : Function from experimental evidences in other organisms; Product type e : enzyme) gives MCATCGCGHPEEAPHRHAEGERVRLEVDVLAHNQAHAGANRRFFREQGITAFELLSAPGSGKTTLLERTVGRLASLGVPPAVLVGDQRTERDAERLRQAGAVARQIVTGSVCHLDAHMVAHALEGLDPLPRVLFIENVGNLICPALFDLGGNARVVLYSVTEGEDKPYKYADMFQAADLVLITKTDLLPYLELDLPRLIAAVTAVNPAARILPVSARSGAGMEAWLTWLWRRMEAGAAAGAAAEPALGS, from the coding sequence ATGTGCGCAACCTGCGGCTGCGGTCATCCCGAGGAAGCCCCGCACCGCCACGCGGAAGGGGAGCGGGTGCGTCTGGAGGTGGATGTGCTGGCCCACAACCAGGCCCATGCCGGCGCCAACCGCCGGTTCTTCCGGGAGCAGGGGATCACCGCCTTCGAACTCCTGAGCGCACCAGGCTCGGGTAAGACCACCCTGCTCGAGCGGACGGTGGGCCGGCTGGCCTCGCTGGGGGTGCCGCCGGCGGTGCTGGTAGGCGACCAGCGGACCGAACGGGACGCGGAGCGCCTCCGGCAGGCGGGGGCGGTGGCGAGGCAGATTGTCACCGGTAGCGTCTGCCACCTGGATGCGCACATGGTGGCTCATGCGCTGGAGGGGCTGGATCCCTTGCCGCGCGTGCTCTTCATCGAGAACGTGGGCAATCTCATCTGCCCCGCCCTGTTTGATCTGGGCGGCAACGCCCGGGTGGTGCTGTACAGCGTCACCGAGGGCGAGGACAAGCCGTACAAGTACGCCGATATGTTTCAGGCTGCCGATCTGGTGCTGATCACCAAGACCGACCTCCTGCCCTATCTGGAGCTCGACCTGCCCCGGCTGATCGCGGCGGTGACCGCGGTCAACCCGGCCGCCCGCATCCTGCCCGTGTCCGCCCGCAGCGGCGCCGGCATGGAGGCCTGGCTCACCTGGTTGTGGCGGCGGATGGAGGCCGGCGCGGCGGCCGGGGCGGCCGCGGAGCCGGCCCTCGGCAGCTGA
- the hypA gene encoding Hydrogenase maturation factor (Evidence 2a : Function from experimental evidences in other organisms; Product type e : enzyme): MHELSLAVPIAEAVEREAGGRPVQAVVLAVGALSGVVPEALELALTVALAGTSAAGARVEWHRVPGRGACRTCGQEFTMEDLLDPCPVCAAPGARPLSGTRLILESIVLGPPAAGPGEE, from the coding sequence ATGCATGAGCTATCCCTGGCCGTGCCGATTGCCGAGGCGGTGGAACGGGAGGCGGGCGGCCGTCCGGTACAGGCGGTGGTGCTGGCGGTGGGGGCCCTGAGCGGGGTGGTGCCGGAAGCGCTGGAACTGGCGTTGACCGTGGCCTTGGCCGGAACCTCCGCCGCCGGGGCGCGGGTGGAGTGGCACCGGGTGCCGGGCCGGGGCGCCTGCCGGACGTGCGGGCAGGAGTTCACCATGGAGGACCTGCTGGATCCCTGCCCGGTTTGTGCCGCGCCCGGGGCGCGCCCGCTGAGCGGCACCCGGCTCATCCTGGAGTCCATCGTGCTGGGGCCGCCGGCGGCGGGCCCCGGAGAGGAGTGA
- the hypE gene encoding carbamoyl phosphate phosphatase, hydrogenase 3 maturation protein (Evidence 2a : Function from experimental evidences in other organisms; PubMedId : 1849603, 9485446; Product type e : enzyme), protein MAHETGTIPEAVLEKIARAREIRRRRFALRDTHVTMSHGSGGKATHNLVEGVFAPSFSNPALDRMDDAGLLEAAGTLAFTTDSYVVSPLVFPGGDIGCLAVHGTINDLAMAGAWPLGLSAAFILEEGYPVADLQALVDSMAAAARAAGVPVVTGDTKVVPQGHGDGVYITTAGIGRVIAPAPVGQHLARPGDRVLVSGQVGNHGVAVMLARGEVGVEASVTSDTAPLHTLVRALLEAVGPAVHCLKDPTRGGVATTLNEIALASEVAIALEERAIPVHPAVTGVCELLGLDPLTIANEGKLLAVVAPEAAARALEVLRAHPLGRDAAIIGEVAAEPAGMVFLRTDIGGTRVLDMLVGDPLPRIC, encoded by the coding sequence ATGGCCCACGAGACGGGGACCATACCGGAGGCGGTGCTGGAGAAGATTGCGCGGGCGCGCGAGATCCGCCGCCGGCGTTTTGCCTTGCGCGATACCCATGTGACCATGAGCCACGGCAGCGGCGGCAAGGCGACCCACAACCTGGTGGAAGGGGTGTTCGCCCCCTCCTTTAGCAATCCGGCCCTCGACCGGATGGATGATGCGGGGCTCCTGGAGGCCGCCGGGACCCTGGCCTTTACCACCGACAGCTATGTGGTCAGCCCGCTGGTGTTCCCGGGCGGGGATATCGGCTGTCTGGCCGTGCATGGCACCATCAATGACCTGGCCATGGCGGGAGCCTGGCCGTTGGGGCTGTCGGCCGCCTTCATCCTGGAGGAGGGGTATCCGGTGGCCGACCTGCAGGCCCTGGTGGACTCCATGGCGGCGGCGGCCCGCGCGGCGGGGGTGCCGGTGGTGACGGGGGACACCAAGGTAGTGCCGCAAGGCCATGGGGACGGGGTGTACATCACTACCGCCGGGATAGGGCGGGTGATAGCCCCGGCGCCGGTGGGCCAGCACTTGGCCCGCCCCGGCGACCGGGTGCTGGTGAGCGGCCAGGTCGGCAACCATGGGGTGGCGGTGATGCTGGCGCGGGGGGAGGTCGGGGTGGAGGCGTCGGTCACCAGCGACACCGCCCCGCTGCACACCCTGGTCCGCGCCCTGCTGGAGGCTGTGGGTCCAGCGGTGCACTGCCTGAAGGACCCCACGCGGGGCGGGGTGGCCACCACCCTCAACGAGATCGCCCTGGCCTCCGAGGTGGCCATTGCCCTGGAGGAACGCGCTATTCCCGTCCACCCGGCTGTGACCGGGGTCTGTGAGCTGCTGGGTCTGGATCCCCTTACCATCGCCAACGAAGGGAAGCTGCTGGCGGTGGTGGCCCCGGAAGCGGCCGCGCGGGCGTTGGAGGTGCTGCGGGCGCATCCCCTGGGGCGGGACGCCGCCATCATCGGCGAGGTGGCGGCGGAGCCGGCGGGGATGGTCTTTCTGCGCACCGACATCGGGGGGACCCGGGTGCTGGACATGCTGGTCGGCGACCCGCTCCCCCGCATCTGCTGA